CTCGGCCCCACCGGCGTCGGTCGGGCTCGAAGGCGGGGAGCTGGCGGTCGAGATCCGGCAGAGGTCGGTGGCTCAGGCGGTGGGCTGAGACCGAACCGCAGGCAGTGCATAGCTCGCCTGAGAGGTCCCTCAGGCGAGCTTCTTGTCGGCTTTTTGCAGGTCGCGAATCTGCTGTGCAACGTCGCGGCCGACTTCGAGAATCTCACGGGCTTTGGTCGGGTTCTCGCCCAGCAAAATCCGCAGCCCTACGGCCAGCGGCTCGAGTGCTTCAGCGCCTTCAGACCGGATCAGCTTGTCCAGTGCCTCCTCTGCATGTCCGGCTGCAGCCACTGAGATCAGCAGCTCTGTTGCCAGCTTTGCCGCAGCCTCGCTAGACGCCGCGGCACGGATCGCGGGCCGAGAGGCGTTCAAGGCGTCCGACCATTCGGTCTCGGTAACCATCTGTCGAATGACAGCGGTCAGCTCTTCTCTGTAGAAGTGAATCATGAAGATGACAACGGCGAGGACACGCTTCGCCTGGCCTCGCCGGCGCCGCATCAGGTAGTAGATGTTGAAAAGTCGCTCGGACGCCTGGTAGATGTTCAGGCGACCACGTTGCTCGACGATCTCGATGGAGCCTTTGTTGCCAAGGCGACTCAATAGAGAGCTCGTCTTGCTCACGCTCAATCGCGCGGCTCGAGCCACCTCCTGCGAGCTCGATGGATCCCATAGATCGAGAAGCGCAACGAAGACCTTGCGCTCCAGAGGTGCCAGGTGATCGAGGTAGCTCTTGAAGTACTCGGTGTGGTCGTCGATGAGCTGAACGAGTTGGCTCATCAATTCTTCGAACGACGTACCGGCGGCGAACTCGGCCAGCATCTTCAGCAGTCGTGGATTCCCCCCGGTCAGAATGTGCATCGGGCGCAGTCGTGAAGTCGGCGGATCTTCGCCGATAACTGCTTGCCACAAGGCTTCACACTCCTTCGTGTCCAAAGGCTGTAGCTGATGAATAGAGAAGAGCTCGAACCACGCCTTGTCGATCCTCTCGATTCCCTCGAACCGACTCGTCGCTGTGCCCAGGAGCATCACTCGGGGCTCGTTCAGCAGGGTATGGCGAAGGTCCCAATCGCCCGATCCCTTGATCTGCTCTCCGAGCAACATGTTCATATTCTCGACGATCATCAGGATGCGCTTCTCGGTCTCTGCCGCGAAGTCCATCAATTGCGCGAGGGTCCGCTGCCGTAGCCGAGCCTCGTCGCGCTCTTCTCGCAGTTCTTGATAGGCGCGGCTCCAGCGGTCATCCTGAGTCTGATCAGCCAAGTGGAAGAGGGCCTCGAGCCAGAACTCACCGGGGCTGGAGATCAGGTAGGACTCTTCGGCAAATACGATCGGATACCAATTCGCTTTGAGATCGGGGACTCGGCGGATCTCCGCAGCCACACGCCGTACCAGTGTCGTCTTGCCACTGCCCCGCGGGCCGACGACCAGGAGGTGCTGGTTCGATGCGGCGGTGTTCTCGCGTAGGACTTCCAGGATGAGCTCGAGATGATGATGGCGGACGACGAAGCCGTCGATCAACTCCTGGTCGCCGCGGATCCCAGGGTTGTACTTTAGCTGCGGTAGGCCCATGGTTACTCCCTACGTTCCAATGCAGGCACGAAAGCGAAGCCAAAGTGAGCGTGCCACCAGTCTCGGAGTAGCTTGGAGACGAAGGCGTAGCCGCCTTCGGGCTCTCTTTGCAGGTAGCCGTCATGTTCCAGGATGCCGAGGATCTCGCGAACTTCGTCTTGGGGCTTCTCGTCGTCAACCAAGTGCTCGCGGGCGAGCGCCAGGGCGGCTGTCGGCGTGAGCTCCCAGGACACGGCGGCTTCGGTGAGAAGGTCGAGGGCCAGCGGATGTAGATGAGGGCCCAGGACGAGCTTGAGCCGTTCTTCGAGATGGCTGAGTTCGGCGTGACCACGGACGCTGAGCATGTTCTGCTCATAGACCTCATCGATCAGCTCCCTGGTGATCGAGGTCAGCTTGCGGAGCTTTGCGGTCCGATAGAGGTTGTCGAAGAACATCTGCACGTGATGCGGGATGCACACCCCGAGGTGATCGAGCAGCGCTTCGATCGCCCCGGGCTGAAACTGGAGGCCGTAACCGTTGGCCAGGGCTTCGAGGCATTCGGCCGCGGTTTCGCGGTCCCAGGGGCCGAGCTCGAAAGGCGTCAGGACGTTGAGCGTGGCGCTCAAGCCCGCTCGGCGGAGGATGGGCTCGATGCCGATCGAGCCGGTGACCACGACCCGCACCTTGCCCCGGTGACGGATGCAGTTGTCCCGCAGCCACGACATGAAGGCGTCCGTCTCCCTGCGGCGATCGGGCGTGATCTGGAAGTCGTCCCCATGGAGGATCCGGCTCACCAGGATCGGTACCTCGTCCAAGAACACCACGACCTCCTTCTCCGCCGCGGCCAGGGTCTCGAAGAGTCGATCGCCCTTGGCCTGCCAGTCGCCGGCCGTGACGCCACTGCGCAGGGTGACGGTGAGGTCGTCGAGCTGAAGCGACTCGACCATGTCGACGGCCTGGCCGAGGACGCTCGAAAAGACACCCTTCGTTGTCTGCCAGAGCGATCCATGGGGGCGGGTCGCGATACTCAGCTCGACGATCGCGTCGGCGGGCGAGTGGGACTTCTGCAGGTCTACCTGGAGGCAGGTGAAGCGTCTTGCCAGACGCCGGGCTGCCTCTCGCATCAGGCTGGTCTTGCCGATCCGGCGCTGGGCCACGATCAACAGGTGAGCGCCCTCTTCCAGGTACTCGACCAGCAGCTCCAACTCAGCTTCTCGGTCCCAGAAGCGATCACCCTCGACCCAATTGCCGAGTGCGCGCTTGAGCTTGGCGTCGATCATGCCTCCTCCAGCAGATTCGTTGCCAACAAATCTGTTGCCAACAAATTTGTTGGCATGATACGCCTCTCAGGCTTCCCTGTCAACGACCCTGGCCGAAACGCACGGCGGCTTCAGCGAAGGCGCGACCATCGAAGTCATGGCCCCCCGCCGCATTCAAACCTCTGCTTTGCTGAGAGCCTGGCGAACAGTTTGGTTGCAATTCGCACCGGACCCCCTGTGCAAGGCACGACATGAATCTCGACCAAGTCGTCCACAGCGACCCTGAAATCCTCGGAGGCCCGCGGTCTTCGTCGGTAACTCGCGTACCGCTGAAGAATCTCTTCGACTACTCGAAGCCGGAGACAGCCTCGAGAAGTTCCTCGACGCGTTCCCCACCGTCTCCCGCGCGCAGGCGATCACGGCCCTCGAGCAGGCCAACCAGCTTCTGGCCGCGAAGTTGTCCGGCGAGGTGAGCTGGACCTGACCAAACTGCTCCAGCACAGGTACGCCTGGAACCGAGATCGCATGAGGTCTTGATGCGCCTCGCCAGGGCGATTTCGGACAGAGTCCTGG
This region of bacterium genomic DNA includes:
- a CDS encoding ATP-binding protein — encoded protein: MDAKLKRALGNWVEGDRFWDREAELELLVEYLEEGAHLLIVAQRRIGKTSLMREAARRLARRFTCLQVDLQKSHSPADAIVELSIATRPHGSLWQTTKGVFSSVLGQAVDMVESLQLDDLTVTLRSGVTAGDWQAKGDRLFETLAAAEKEVVVFLDEVPILVSRILHGDDFQITPDRRRETDAFMSWLRDNCIRHRGKVRVVVTGSIGIEPILRRAGLSATLNVLTPFELGPWDRETAAECLEALANGYGLQFQPGAIEALLDHLGVCIPHHVQMFFDNLYRTAKLRKLTSITRELIDEVYEQNMLSVRGHAELSHLEERLKLVLGPHLHPLALDLLTEAAVSWELTPTAALALAREHLVDDEKPQDEVREILGILEHDGYLQREPEGGYAFVSKLLRDWWHAHFGFAFVPALERRE
- a CDS encoding AAA family ATPase, yielding MGLPQLKYNPGIRGDQELIDGFVVRHHHLELILEVLRENTAASNQHLLVVGPRGSGKTTLVRRVAAEIRRVPDLKANWYPIVFAEESYLISSPGEFWLEALFHLADQTQDDRWSRAYQELREERDEARLRQRTLAQLMDFAAETEKRILMIVENMNMLLGEQIKGSGDWDLRHTLLNEPRVMLLGTATSRFEGIERIDKAWFELFSIHQLQPLDTKECEALWQAVIGEDPPTSRLRPMHILTGGNPRLLKMLAEFAAGTSFEELMSQLVQLIDDHTEYFKSYLDHLAPLERKVFVALLDLWDPSSSQEVARAARLSVSKTSSLLSRLGNKGSIEIVEQRGRLNIYQASERLFNIYYLMRRRRGQAKRVLAVVIFMIHFYREELTAVIRQMVTETEWSDALNASRPAIRAAASSEAAAKLATELLISVAAAGHAEEALDKLIRSEGAEALEPLAVGLRILLGENPTKAREILEVGRDVAQQIRDLQKADKKLA